A region from the Acyrthosiphon pisum isolate AL4f chromosome A1, pea_aphid_22Mar2018_4r6ur, whole genome shotgun sequence genome encodes:
- the LOC100166536 gene encoding transportin-3 has product MEDSPSIETVYEAIYALYNQNTNPTEKQQASNWLNEMQKSVYAWKIADELLARKVDLNSCYLAAQTMRSKLQNSFHELPQDSHASLRDALLNHLSKLDDTTDGVIATQLCVALAHLALQMGSWKNAAVDIASRYNSLKTCFILELLTVLPEEVNSRTLRLGANRRSEIYTEFSDNLPAVNQLLELCLTSEANDERIKIRSYKCFASWLNIRSVSLSQVWHSNVLSNAFNVLCSFDGSNMVQEAAADAVIAFLQNLEDNNNQDEIQIEILNSVSRLEQAYMMSVTNEDLDRTVNYCRIFTELAESLVMTMINKSLGSNGLPHFSIKALDSVILCANHHDYEVLLITFNLWFRLSEELYKINNVVLTEMFKPYFEQLIGALYKHCMIDTDHEGLLDEGTEDFADFRMKCSDLIKDVVFIVSSSAVFQQMYMLLQTASVSNVTWDQMEAALFIMQAIARNILPHENEVVPKVVEAILNMPETVHINMRYTSVMLLGELCEWISHEQHSETLEPILNYLQYCLRQPNLAAVTAKSLHSICTTCRHHMVKHLSGLIEILKVVDMLNLPNDVAIGLLKGVAVIVAEVPEEHVYKAIKEICGRQLSPLLALVESTSEKTVPETNTSTDPIYWLDRLSAILRHLATKTNNEKDPCVVAIVEMWPSMSKICTRYKTDSRITEHFCRCLRFMIRLVSRSTTALLAPVAQQMAYLYKEHHHSCYLYIGSILVDEYGSKYDNPLVMTQCHSLLLEMIDAFIEPAFRLFSEKDGLRNYPDTVDDFFRLACRFIQKLPMPFLQSPVLEVIIRCSITAVSLDHKEANASVMKFLLDLLLCGKSRKDSINNEECRQYVTSIVNSIGEQLVDNLIQASVFSLQTYMLPDVIDVLIELMAYDKVQTLRWLNGAVEKLPKQNSAGLVTATNEQCLQFLNSFHSYENDGELCRSLREFSRYFR; this is encoded by the exons ATGGAAGACTCGCCTTCGATAGAAACCGTATACGAAGCTATTTACGCGCTCTACAACCAAAACACTAACCCCACTGAAAAGCAGCAAGCCTCGAACTGGCTGAACGAAATGCAGAAATCG GTATACGCATGGAAGATTGCAGACGAGTTGTTAGCCAGAAAGGTGGACCTGAATTCGTGTTATTTAGCGGCACAGACTATGCGCTCTAAATTACAAAACTCCTTTCATGAATTACCCCAAGATTCGCATGCATCGTTGCGAGATGCCCTACTAAATCATTTGTCAAAATTGGACGATACTACTGACGGAGTAATTGCTACACAG TTGTGCGTTGCGTTGGCACACTTAGCTCTTCAAATGGGTTCGTGGAAGAACGCTGCTGTAGACATTGCATCTCGATACAATTCGTTAAAAACATGTTTCATTCTAGAGTTGTTGACTGTGTTGCCAGAAGAAGTCAATTCTCGAACGTTACGTTTGGGTGCTAATCGTCGGTCTGAAATTTATACTGAATTTAGTGATAACTTGCCAGCTGTTAATCAATTACTAGAGCTGTGCTTGACATCTGAAGCAAATGATGAACGCATAAAAATCCGATCATACAAGTGTTTTGCGTCATGGTTAAACATCAGAAGTGTATCATTATCACAAGTCTGGCACAGCAATGTGCTGTCAAATGCATTTAATGTGTTGTGTAGTTTTGAT GGGTCTAATATGGTTCAAGAAGCGGCTGCTGATGCAGTGATTGCCTTCCTCCAGAATCTAGAAGATAATAACAATCAAGATGAAATACAAATTGAGATTTTAAATTCAGTTAGTAGATTAGAGCAGGCTTACATGATGTCAGTTACTAATGAAGACTTGGATCG AACGGTTAATTACTGTAGAATATTCACGGAGTTAGCAGAATCTCTAGTAATGACCATGATTAACAAAAGCCTAGGATCTAATGGTCTACCACATTTCTCTATCAAAGCATTAGATTCGGTTATTTTATGTGCAAACCATCATGATTATGAG gttttattaataacatttaacctATGGTTTAGGTTATCCgaagaattatataaaataaataatgttgttttaacTGAAATGTTTAAACCTTATTTTGAGCAATTAATTGGTGCtttatataaacattgtatGATTGACACAGATCAT gaAGGACTATTGGATGAAGGCACAGAAGACTTCGCAGATTTCAGAATGAAATGTTCAGATTTGATTAAAGATGTAGTGTTTATAGTTAGTTCATCAGCTGTTTTTCAACAAATGTATATGCTCTTGCAAACAGCTTCTGTGTCCAATGTCACTTGGGATCAAATGGAAGCAGCACTGTTTATTATGCAAGCTATTGCTAGGAATATATTGCC ACATGAGAATGAAGTGGTTCCAAAAGTGGTTGAAGCTATACTAAATATGCCAGAAACTGTTCACATAAACATGAGATACACTTCTGTGATGCTGTTAGGAGAGTTATGCGAATGGATATCACATGAACAACATTCAGAAACATTGG AACCAATATTGAATTATCTACAGTATTGTTTACGCCAACCAAATCTTGCTGCAGTCACAGCAAAATCTTTACATAGTATTTGCACTACTTGCCGACATCACATGGTCAAACATCTCAGCGGACTTATTGAAATCCTAAAAGTTGTCGATATGCTAAATTTGCCAAATGATGTTGCTATTGGGTTATTAAAAG GTGTTGCCGTTATTGTTGCTGAAGTACCCGAAGAACATGTGTATAAAGCAATCAAAGAAATTTGTGGGAGACAATTGAGTCCATTACTAGCTCTAGTTGAG TCTACATCAGAGAAAACTGTTCCTGAAACTAATACTTCAACAGACCCAATATATTGGTTGGATCGATTATCAGCAATTTTAAGACATTTagcaacaaaaacaaataatgaaaaagacCCCTGTGTAGTTGCTATTGTTGAA atgtgGCCATCTATGTCTAAAATTTGCACTAGATATAAAACAGATTCACGTATCACTGAACATTTTTGTCGGTGTCTTCGATTTATGATTAGATTGGTTAGTCGGTCAACAACTGCACTTTTAGCACCAGTTGCTCAACAA atggcatatttatataaagagCATCATCACAGTTGTTATCTTTATATTGGTTCAATTTTGGTCGATGAGTATGGTTCCAAATACGACAACCCACTCGTTATGACACAATGTCACTCACTCCTATTAGAAATGATAGACGCATTTATTGAACCGGCATTCCGATTATTTAGTGAAAAAGATGGACTCAGAAACTATCCAGATACCGTTGATGATTTCTTTCGATTGGCATGCAG atttattcaaaaacttcCAATGCCTTTTCTTCAGTCTCCAGTACTTGAAGTGATCATTAGGTGCAGTATAACCGCTGTTTCTTTGGATCATAAAGAAGCTAATGCATCTGTTATGAAATTTctattagatttattattatgtggaaAATCAAGAAAA GACAGTATAAATAATGAAGAATGTAGACAATATGTTACCTCCATTGTAAATTCAATTGGTGAACAATTAGTAGACAATTTAATTCAAGCTAGCGTTTTCTCACTTCAAACATACATGTTGCCTGATGTGATAGACGTGCTAATTGAACTGATGGCATATGATAAAGTT CAAACCTTACGATGGTTAAACGGAGCTGTTGAAAAATTACCAAAGCAAAACTCTGCCGGTTTAGTTACAGCAACAAACGAACAGTGTTTGCAATTTTTAAACTCTTTTCATAG TTATGAAAATGATGGAGAGCTGTGTCGTTCATTACGGGAATTCTCGCGGTATTTTCGGTAG
- the Ccdc53 gene encoding WASH complex subunit CCDC53 homolog: MEELKKVPPMEQRQLVTYINHFITSTVTFLNNFMTHCEAKMMKSEQRLQKISASLCILETKLNSVPELRELQSSQFQTSKPPSNQLKDNSHNAEVTDEHNKTEATDGLNKTKTTDSHGKTEDIIISEPAAVVDESPNEPIVDPTILKYRKMIQFGVPRGAVELKMVNEGLDPKLL; this comes from the exons atggaagaacttaaaaaa GTTCCTCCAATGGAACAACGTCAATTAGTTACATATATTAATCATTTCATTACGTCCactgttacatttttaaacaatttcatGACACACTGTGAAGCAAAAATGATGAAATCCGAACAACGGTTGCAAAAAATTTCAGCATCTCTGTGTATATTAGAAACTAAG tTAAATTCTGTCCCTGAACTACGAGAACTGCAGTCTTCTCAATTTCAAACAAGTAAACCTCCCAGCAATCAATTAAAAGATAATTCACATAATGCTGAAGTAACCGATGAACATAATAAAACAGAGGCAACCGATGGACTTAATAAAACCAAGACAACAGATAGCCATGGTAAAACTGAAGACATTATTATTTCAGAACCAGCTGCTGTTGTAGATGAAAGTCCTAATGAGCCAATTGTGGAtccaacaatattaaaatatcgtaaaatgaTTCAATTTGGTGTGCCAAGAGGCGCTGTTGAGTTAAAAATGGTCAATGAAGGATTGGATCCAAAACTATtgtga
- the LOC100159536 gene encoding ribosomal protein L44e-like produces MVNVPKQRRTYCKKCKVHKVHKVTQYKKSKERQASQGRRRYDRKQSGFGGQTKPIFRKKAKTTKKIVLRMECSECKYRKQIPLKRCKHFELGGDKKRKGQMIQF; encoded by the exons atg gTGAATGTACCTAAACAGAGACGTACGTACTGCAAGAAATGCAAGGTACATAAGGTACACAAGGTAACACAGTACAAAAAATCTAAGGAACGTCAAGCTTCCCAGGGTCGTCGTCGTTACGACCGAAAACAGAGTGGTTTCGGTGGTCAGACTAAGCCTATTTTCAGAAAGAag GCTAAAACAACCAAAAAGATTGTCTTAAGGATGGAGTGTTCTGAATGCAAATACCGTAAACAAATCCCATTGAAACGTTGCAAGCATTTTGAATTGGGAGGTGACAAGAAACGAAag ggcCAAATGATCCAGTTTTAa
- the LOC100159536 gene encoding ribosomal protein L44e-like isoform X1, producing MVNVPKQRRTYCKKCKVHKVHKVTQYKKSKERQASQGRRRYDRKQSGFGGQTKPIFRKKAKTTKKIVLRMECSECKYRKQIPLKRCKHFELGGDKKRKVRNIIILNISFR from the exons atg gTGAATGTACCTAAACAGAGACGTACGTACTGCAAGAAATGCAAGGTACATAAGGTACACAAGGTAACACAGTACAAAAAATCTAAGGAACGTCAAGCTTCCCAGGGTCGTCGTCGTTACGACCGAAAACAGAGTGGTTTCGGTGGTCAGACTAAGCCTATTTTCAGAAAGAag GCTAAAACAACCAAAAAGATTGTCTTAAGGATGGAGTGTTCTGAATGCAAATACCGTAAACAAATCCCATTGAAACGTTGCAAGCATTTTGAATTGGGAGGTGACAAGAAACGAAaggtaagaaatattattattttaaatatttcatttcgttaa